In a genomic window of Streptococcus mitis NCTC 12261:
- a CDS encoding prepilin peptidase encodes MINIYFFLVGSILASFLGLVIDRFPEQSIIQPASHCDSCHTPLRPLDLIPILSQVFNRFRCRYCKVRYPVWYAFFELGLGLLFLAWSLGWLSLGQVILITAGLTLGIYDFRHQEYPLLVWMTFHIILMAFCGWSLIMLFFLVLGIIAHFIDIRMGAGDFLFLASCSIVFSVTELLILIQFASAMGILAFLLQKKKERLPFVPFLLLAACVIIFGKLLLV; translated from the coding sequence ATGATTAATATTTATTTTTTTCTTGTCGGGAGCATTCTCGCTTCCTTTCTTGGTTTGGTTATTGACCGTTTCCCAGAGCAATCCATTATCCAACCTGCTAGTCACTGCGATTCCTGTCATACTCCCTTGCGTCCCTTAGATTTGATTCCGATTCTCTCGCAGGTCTTCAATCGCTTTCGCTGTCGCTACTGCAAGGTTCGCTATCCTGTCTGGTATGCCTTCTTTGAACTAGGCTTAGGACTCCTCTTTCTAGCTTGGTCTTTGGGCTGGCTTTCCTTGGGTCAAGTCATCCTGATAACTGCCGGTTTGACCTTGGGCATCTACGACTTTCGCCATCAGGAATATCCCTTACTAGTCTGGATGACTTTTCATATAATCCTCATGGCTTTCTGTGGTTGGAGTCTGATTATGCTCTTCTTTCTTGTTCTAGGAATAATAGCCCATTTTATCGATATCCGTATGGGAGCAGGGGATTTTCTCTTTTTAGCTTCTTGTTCTATCGTCTTTAGCGTAACGGAGTTACTGATCTTGATTCAATTTGCTTCTGCGATGGGAATTCTAGCCTTTCTCCTGCAAAAGAAAAAGGAAAGACTTCCTTTCGTACCTTTCCTCTTACTTGCTGCTTGTGTGATTATTTTTGGTAAGCTACTGCTTGTCTGA
- the amaP gene encoding alkaline shock response membrane anchor protein AmaP, giving the protein MSKTKKIFLIIFCILILTIFLPVLIDYHQVSDLGIQLFSWRQNHFVEFYLSRYIFWGIVALSTLVLLSILVVLFYPKRYLEIQLETKNDTLKLKNSAIEGFVRSLVSDHGLIKNPTVHVNLRKNKCFVHVEGKILPSDNIADRCQLIQNEITNGLKQFFGIERQVKLEVLVKDYQPKPKPQNKKTVSRVK; this is encoded by the coding sequence ATGTCAAAAACAAAGAAAATATTTTTAATTATTTTCTGTATTTTAATCTTGACAATTTTCCTTCCTGTTTTGATAGATTATCATCAAGTTAGTGATCTAGGCATTCAGCTATTTAGCTGGAGACAGAATCATTTCGTTGAATTCTATCTCTCTAGATATATATTCTGGGGGATAGTGGCTCTATCAACTTTAGTTTTGTTATCGATATTAGTTGTGTTGTTTTATCCTAAACGTTATTTGGAAATTCAACTTGAAACTAAAAACGATACATTAAAATTAAAGAATTCTGCAATCGAAGGTTTTGTTAGAAGTTTGGTAAGTGATCATGGATTGATCAAGAACCCAACTGTTCATGTAAATTTACGAAAAAATAAATGTTTCGTTCATGTAGAAGGTAAAATTCTTCCTTCGGACAACATCGCTGACAGATGCCAACTAATTCAAAATGAAATAACTAATGGATTGAAGCAGTTTTTTGGTATTGAGCGTCAGGTTAAACTAGAAGTTCTAGTAAAAGACTACCAGCCTAAACCAAAACCTCAAAACAAAAAGACTGTTAGTCGTGTGAAGTAA
- a CDS encoding ABC transporter substrate-binding protein: MRKGTMLSVVAGLSLAILAGCSGGTNSKQASSSNDIKVWVQFSDETNEGKAWQKVVDNFNQSGKSKYKVVTEYIPRSGSGGGYEDKVNAAITTNSLPDVITLDGPNTAAYAKSKVITPLDDYLKDNNMDDVLDSIKQQGTYDGKFYAFGFSESNVGVYYNKKMFKEAGIAESELPTLEKPWTWDEFNTIAKKLKDHYNKPAIDFRINSNDEMLPYAYMPLIWSNNGSVVNEDGTKAEGYFNSKESVEAVQFIQNLVKEGYTTVSPVEKGFETGEYPMLLSGSWTIADMNTNYKDIDFGILPYPVSSKTKKLVSPSGSWQLAVTTKSDKKEAASEFVKFATNTESSEIISLGNSVLPIRKSTIENIKDKVTEPMRFLMEQNSKTAHARPVVVAYPQVSRAFQQAMQDISYYEENPNVQKVLDTRTKEMQTAIDQSLK, from the coding sequence ATGCGTAAAGGTACAATGTTATCTGTTGTTGCGGGGCTATCGTTAGCTATACTTGCAGGTTGTAGTGGAGGAACTAACTCAAAACAAGCGAGTTCTTCAAATGATATTAAAGTCTGGGTACAATTCTCTGACGAAACCAATGAAGGAAAAGCTTGGCAAAAAGTTGTTGATAACTTTAATCAATCAGGAAAAAGTAAGTACAAGGTTGTAACTGAGTATATTCCTCGTAGTGGTAGTGGTGGAGGATATGAAGACAAGGTTAATGCTGCTATCACGACTAATAGTCTTCCAGATGTTATTACCCTTGATGGACCAAATACGGCAGCTTATGCAAAATCTAAAGTGATTACTCCGCTAGATGATTATCTAAAAGATAATAATATGGATGATGTTTTGGACAGTATTAAACAACAAGGAACTTATGATGGCAAATTCTATGCATTTGGATTTTCTGAATCGAATGTTGGTGTTTATTACAACAAAAAAATGTTCAAAGAGGCCGGAATTGCGGAATCAGAGCTTCCAACGCTAGAAAAGCCATGGACATGGGATGAATTTAATACGATTGCTAAAAAATTGAAAGATCATTATAACAAACCGGCAATTGATTTTCGTATTAATTCAAACGATGAAATGTTACCATATGCTTATATGCCGTTGATTTGGTCAAATAATGGTTCTGTCGTAAACGAAGATGGAACAAAGGCAGAAGGATACTTCAACTCAAAAGAGAGTGTAGAAGCAGTTCAATTCATTCAAAATCTTGTAAAAGAAGGTTACACAACTGTTAGTCCAGTCGAAAAAGGTTTTGAAACAGGAGAGTATCCAATGCTTTTGAGTGGTTCTTGGACGATTGCTGACATGAATACAAACTACAAAGATATTGATTTTGGTATCCTTCCTTACCCAGTATCTAGTAAGACGAAAAAATTAGTATCCCCTTCAGGTAGTTGGCAATTAGCTGTTACGACAAAATCTGATAAAAAAGAGGCAGCATCTGAATTTGTTAAATTTGCTACAAATACAGAATCAAGTGAAATTATTAGCTTGGGGAATTCGGTCCTTCCGATTCGTAAATCTACAATTGAAAATATCAAAGATAAAGTGACCGAACCAATGCGTTTCTTGATGGAACAAAATTCAAAAACAGCTCATGCTCGCCCAGTTGTCGTAGCATATCCTCAGGTTTCTCGAGCTTTTCAACAAGCAATGCAAGATATTAGCTATTATGAAGAAAATCCAAATGTGCAAAAAGTCTTGGATACTCGTACAAAAGAAATGCAAACTGCTATTGATCAGTCACTCAAATAA
- a CDS encoding carbohydrate ABC transporter permease — MKRFKPTTILEYILLTLLAGLFLFPMVWMVVSAMKPEADVYKNLTSWQAFLPSLNPADWFKPYQEVFERFSIFTYLGNSIFYAGTFAIGSIIVNALAGFAFAKVNFSGKKILFGFLLALLIIPVETVLIPQFTIINSLGLVNNRLAVIIPGLASVFNIYLFRNFFIAIPEEILESAKMDGASIVRIFFRIMLPMSKPAVATVGVLSFISSWNDYIWPLMVLTDSSKFSMQVAITTINTTQPVYINQVMAVLTISTIPLILVYVVAQKYIVQGLGGSGTGIK; from the coding sequence ATGAAACGATTTAAACCAACAACAATCTTAGAATATATTCTGTTAACTTTATTGGCAGGACTCTTCCTTTTTCCTATGGTTTGGATGGTAGTTTCAGCTATGAAGCCAGAAGCGGATGTTTATAAAAATTTGACTAGTTGGCAAGCCTTCTTACCAAGTTTAAATCCCGCTGATTGGTTTAAACCTTATCAGGAAGTATTTGAGCGCTTTAGTATTTTTACATATCTAGGGAACAGCATTTTTTATGCTGGAACGTTTGCTATTGGTTCTATTATTGTCAATGCACTGGCCGGTTTCGCTTTTGCAAAAGTAAATTTTTCAGGTAAGAAAATTCTATTTGGTTTCTTACTTGCTTTACTTATTATTCCAGTAGAAACTGTGTTAATTCCACAATTTACCATTATCAATTCCTTAGGTTTGGTCAATAATCGTCTTGCAGTTATTATTCCAGGATTGGCGAGTGTATTTAATATTTACTTATTTAGGAATTTCTTTATTGCAATTCCAGAAGAGATTCTTGAGTCTGCAAAGATGGACGGAGCAAGTATCGTTAGAATTTTCTTTAGAATTATGCTTCCAATGTCTAAACCTGCAGTTGCTACAGTTGGTGTTTTATCATTTATTTCAAGCTGGAATGATTATATTTGGCCATTGATGGTTTTGACAGATTCTTCTAAATTTTCAATGCAGGTTGCAATTACAACTATTAATACAACTCAACCAGTTTATATCAATCAGGTAATGGCTGTATTAACTATTTCAACGATTCCGTTGATTTTGGTCTATGTAGTCGCTCAGAAATATATTGTTCAAGGTCTGGGTGGTTCCGGAACTGGAATAAAATAG
- a CDS encoding glycoside hydrolase family 32 protein — translation MINKTFTVEKANRFIAENKHLVNTQYKPKEHFSAEIGWINDPNGFVYFRGEYHLFYQFYPYDSVWGPMHWGHAKSKDLVTWEHLPVALAPDQDYDRNGCFSGSAIVKDDRLWLMYTGHIEEETGVRQVQNMAFSDDGIHFEKIEQNPVSTGADLPDELIAADFRDPKLFEKDGRYYSVVAAKHKDNVGCIVLLGSDNLVEWRFESIFLKGVEHQGFMWECPDYFELDGKDCLIMSPMRYQREGDSYHNINSSVLFTGKVDWGEKRFIPESVQEIDHGQDFYAPQTLLDDQNRRILIAWMQTWGRTLPTHDQEHKWACAMTLPRILRLEDGKLRQFPVKKGQYQIQIDKDCHYHLGNDTDYLEFGYDSNAQQVYIDRSHLVQKILGEEEQDTSRRYVDLEAKELEVILDKNSIEIFVNQGEASLTATYYLTVPAELSRID, via the coding sequence ATGATAAATAAAACATTTACAGTAGAAAAAGCCAATCGTTTTATAGCAGAAAATAAACATCTCGTAAATACTCAATATAAGCCTAAAGAACATTTTTCAGCTGAGATTGGTTGGATCAATGATCCAAATGGATTTGTCTATTTTCGTGGAGAATACCATCTCTTTTATCAATTCTATCCTTATGATAGTGTTTGGGGGCCTATGCACTGGGGTCATGCTAAAAGTAAGGACTTGGTGACTTGGGAGCACTTGCCTGTGGCACTTGCTCCTGACCAAGACTACGACCGCAATGGTTGCTTCTCAGGATCAGCTATCGTCAAAGACGATCGTCTCTGGCTCATGTATACTGGTCACATCGAAGAAGAAACCGGTGTCCGTCAAGTGCAAAATATGGCATTTTCAGACGACGGGATTCACTTTGAAAAGATTGAACAAAATCCAGTTTCAACTGGAGCAGACTTGCCAGATGAGTTAATTGCAGCTGATTTCCGTGATCCAAAACTCTTTGAAAAAGATGGACGCTATTACTCCGTAGTAGCTGCCAAACACAAGGATAATGTGGGCTGTATCGTTCTACTAGGGTCCGATAACCTAGTAGAATGGCGGTTCGAATCCATCTTTTTAAAAGGGGTAGAACACCAAGGCTTTATGTGGGAATGCCCAGATTACTTTGAGTTAGATGGGAAAGATTGCCTTATTATGTCACCCATGCGTTATCAGCGTGAAGGAGACTCATATCATAACATCAACTCATCGGTTTTGTTCACGGGTAAGGTAGATTGGGGAGAAAAACGTTTTATCCCAGAATCAGTTCAAGAAATTGATCATGGGCAAGACTTCTATGCGCCTCAAACATTGTTGGACGATCAAAATCGTCGTATCCTGATTGCTTGGATGCAGACATGGGGGCGTACCCTTCCAACCCATGACCAAGAACACAAATGGGCATGTGCCATGACTTTACCTAGAATTCTAAGATTGGAAGATGGCAAACTAAGACAATTCCCTGTTAAAAAAGGCCAATATCAAATCCAAATAGATAAAGATTGTCATTACCACTTAGGAAATGATACAGATTATCTTGAATTTGGTTATGACAGTAATGCGCAGCAAGTTTACATTGATCGTAGCCATCTTGTTCAAAAAATTCTAGGTGAAGAAGAACAGGACACTAGTCGACGGTATGTAGATCTTGAAGCTAAAGAATTGGAAGTTATTCTAGATAAAAATTCCATCGAGATTTTTGTCAATCAAGGCGAAGCAAGCTTGACGGCAACCTATTACTTAACAGTGCCAGCGGAGCTATCACGAATCGATTAA
- a CDS encoding carbohydrate ABC transporter permease, with the protein MSKETVVDTKRREKIKDNILGYSFLAPALILLGIFLVIPVGMVIYYAFTDYYLLTPDERKFVGLENFIRLIKDPIFLKSFLNTLKFVVWIIPVQLGAALGMALIVNKKRKGNMFFKVAFFAPVVMSLVVISILWLYLLNPNSGLLNAILNKVGIASQPFLTSPKQAMYAIVFVSAWQGAGYQMLLFLGGMQNIPQDVYEAAELDGFSKWAQFRYITMPLLKPTALFVLLTTLISAFKLIVQPMVMTQGGPLNSTITMVYYIYQQGFTDRLVGYSSSIALVFTTLIGMISLVQRRVLKEDD; encoded by the coding sequence ATGAGTAAAGAAACTGTTGTGGATACAAAAAGACGTGAAAAAATAAAGGATAACATACTAGGTTATAGTTTTTTAGCTCCAGCTTTAATTTTATTAGGTATCTTTTTAGTAATTCCAGTTGGAATGGTCATTTATTACGCTTTTACAGATTATTATTTGTTGACACCAGATGAAAGAAAATTTGTTGGACTTGAAAATTTTATTCGATTAATAAAGGATCCGATTTTCTTAAAGAGCTTCTTGAATACGTTGAAATTTGTTGTTTGGATTATTCCAGTTCAATTGGGAGCAGCCTTAGGAATGGCTTTGATTGTTAATAAAAAGCGCAAAGGGAATATGTTTTTTAAAGTGGCTTTTTTTGCTCCAGTTGTCATGTCCTTGGTAGTTATTTCTATTCTTTGGCTTTATCTTTTAAATCCAAATAGTGGCTTATTAAATGCTATTTTAAATAAGGTAGGTATTGCTTCTCAACCTTTCTTGACTAGTCCTAAACAAGCTATGTATGCAATTGTTTTTGTTTCTGCTTGGCAGGGTGCAGGTTATCAGATGCTTTTATTTTTAGGAGGAATGCAGAATATTCCACAAGATGTATATGAAGCTGCTGAATTGGATGGATTCTCAAAATGGGCTCAGTTTCGTTATATCACGATGCCCCTACTAAAACCAACAGCACTGTTTGTATTGTTAACAACTTTAATTTCTGCTTTTAAGCTGATTGTACAACCAATGGTTATGACGCAAGGTGGGCCATTAAACTCAACAATTACTATGGTGTACTATATTTATCAACAAGGTTTTACTGATCGTCTTGTAGGATATTCTAGCTCAATCGCTTTAGTATTTACAACGTTAATTGGTATGATTAGCTTAGTACAACGTCGAGTTCTGAAGGAGGATGACTAA
- a CDS encoding GNAT family N-acetyltransferase, whose product MTIRFEEKVSTENAQLVCQWSNSLGKVFQEQWMGPRIPFPLTIQVLQDLEGIFSIFEGQEFVGLIQKIRQEDSNLHIGRFFINPQKQGQGLGRQALRKFVSLVFENGDIGSISLNVLEANQAAQHLYQKEGFEIVQVVEAPVRKYIMKKGR is encoded by the coding sequence ATGACAATTCGTTTTGAAGAAAAGGTGAGCACAGAAAATGCTCAGCTCGTATGCCAATGGTCCAACTCCCTTGGCAAAGTTTTTCAAGAACAATGGATGGGACCAAGGATTCCTTTTCCCTTGACCATTCAAGTTTTGCAAGATTTGGAAGGAATCTTTTCAATCTTTGAAGGACAAGAGTTTGTGGGGCTTATCCAGAAAATCAGGCAAGAAGACAGCAATCTTCATATCGGGAGATTTTTTATCAATCCCCAGAAACAGGGACAAGGCTTAGGTAGGCAGGCTTTAAGGAAATTTGTTAGTTTGGTCTTTGAAAATGGAGACATAGGTAGTATTTCTTTAAATGTCCTCGAAGCAAATCAAGCAGCCCAGCACCTTTATCAAAAAGAAGGATTTGAAATCGTTCAAGTGGTTGAAGCACCTGTACGAAAATACATCATGAAAAAGGGGAGATAG
- the trpA gene encoding tryptophan synthase subunit alpha: protein MPKTLTEKLNAIKAAGKGIFVPYIMAGDHEKGLDGLGETIHFLEDLGVSAIEVGIPFSDPVADGPVIEEAGLRSLAHGTSTQALVETLKTIETEVPLVIMTYFNPLFQYGVENFVKDLADTAVKGLIIPDLPHEHANFVEPYLADTDIALIPLVSLTTGIERQKELIKGAEGFVYAVAINGVTGKSGNYRADLDKHLAQLYQVADIPVLTGFGVSSQADVERFNAVSDGVIVGSKIVKALHQGEPIQDFIRQAVAYQK, encoded by the coding sequence ATGCCTAAGACACTAACAGAAAAATTAAACGCTATAAAAGCAGCTGGAAAAGGAATTTTCGTTCCCTATATCATGGCTGGAGACCATGAGAAAGGTTTGGATGGACTCGGAGAAACAATTCACTTTTTAGAAGATTTGGGTGTTTCGGCTATTGAAGTTGGTATTCCCTTTTCAGACCCTGTTGCAGATGGACCTGTTATCGAAGAAGCTGGCTTGCGCAGTTTAGCCCACGGGACCTCTACCCAGGCTTTGGTTGAAACATTGAAAACCATTGAAACAGAGGTTCCACTTGTCATCATGACCTACTTCAACCCCCTCTTTCAGTACGGTGTGGAGAACTTTGTCAAAGATTTGGCAGATACAGCGGTTAAGGGCTTGATCATTCCAGACCTTCCTCATGAGCATGCCAATTTTGTGGAGCCTTATTTGGCAGATACAGACATCGCTTTGATTCCCCTAGTTAGTTTGACGACAGGAATTGAGCGCCAGAAAGAGTTGATTAAAGGGGCAGAAGGATTTGTCTATGCCGTTGCTATCAACGGGGTGACAGGGAAATCAGGCAATTACCGTGCAGATTTGGACAAGCACTTGGCACAACTTTATCAAGTGGCCGATATCCCAGTTTTGACAGGTTTTGGCGTATCTAGTCAAGCCGATGTAGAACGCTTTAATGCGGTGTCAGATGGCGTTATCGTCGGTTCAAAAATCGTAAAAGCTCTTCATCAAGGAGAGCCAATTCAGGACTTTATCAGACAAGCAGTAGCTTACCAAAAATAA
- a CDS encoding LacI family DNA-binding transcriptional regulator, with translation MVEQRKSITMKDVALEAGVSVGTVSRVINKEKGIKEVTLRKVQRAIKTLDYIPDNYARGMKKNRTETIALIIPSIWHPFFSEFAYHVEKELLKYNYKLFICNADSDSQNEIEYIEMLKQNKVDGIIGITYSDIDKYILSDLPFVSIDRHFSENVCYVTSANYKGGQTAAEELVRRDNKHLAFIGSINMYENETILRSKGFREKAKELGVDVYNFEMKEPLINPEDQIRIFLQSHKEIDGIFTINDMMALRVISVMKELGKIAPDDYQIIGFDGLKTSVDQSYLVSTIVQDIGMMAKESVAMILKMIKREEILEKRIVIPTYFWGDKTTKKI, from the coding sequence ATGGTAGAACAAAGAAAATCAATTACCATGAAAGATGTTGCTTTAGAAGCAGGAGTTAGTGTTGGAACTGTTTCACGTGTAATTAATAAAGAAAAAGGTATTAAAGAAGTAACTTTAAGGAAAGTTCAAAGGGCTATAAAAACATTGGACTATATCCCTGATAATTATGCTCGAGGTATGAAAAAGAATAGAACAGAAACTATCGCTTTGATTATTCCGAGCATATGGCATCCATTTTTCTCGGAGTTTGCCTATCATGTTGAGAAAGAGTTATTAAAATATAATTATAAATTATTTATTTGTAACGCTGATAGCGATTCACAAAATGAAATCGAATATATCGAAATGTTGAAACAAAATAAAGTGGATGGAATTATTGGTATTACATATTCTGATATTGACAAATATATTTTATCTGATTTACCGTTTGTAAGTATAGATAGACATTTTTCGGAAAATGTATGCTATGTTACTTCAGCAAATTACAAAGGAGGACAAACTGCAGCAGAGGAACTGGTTAGAAGGGATAATAAGCACCTTGCTTTTATTGGTTCAATTAATATGTATGAGAATGAGACTATACTCAGAAGTAAAGGATTCAGAGAAAAAGCTAAGGAATTAGGAGTAGATGTCTATAATTTTGAAATGAAAGAACCTTTAATAAATCCTGAAGATCAGATAAGAATTTTTTTGCAATCTCATAAAGAAATTGATGGTATATTTACAATAAATGATATGATGGCTCTGAGAGTTATTAGTGTTATGAAAGAACTGGGGAAAATAGCACCTGATGATTACCAGATAATTGGGTTTGATGGTTTAAAAACTTCTGTCGATCAATCTTATCTAGTGTCTACAATAGTTCAAGATATTGGTATGATGGCAAAAGAATCTGTTGCAATGATACTGAAAATGATTAAGCGAGAAGAGATTCTAGAAAAACGAATCGTAATTCCCACATATTTTTGGGGAGATAAAACAACAAAAAAAATTTAA
- a CDS encoding DUF2273 domain-containing protein, whose amino-acid sequence MEWLKQYRYPIITGLIGVFLACLIISFGFFKTIFVLILGALGVAAGLYIEKNYIDK is encoded by the coding sequence ATGGAATGGCTTAAACAATATCGATATCCAATTATCACTGGTCTCATAGGCGTATTTCTCGCTTGTTTGATTATCTCCTTTGGCTTCTTCAAAACAATATTTGTATTGATTTTAGGAGCACTGGGAGTTGCAGCTGGGTTATATATCGAAAAAAACTATATAGATAAATAA
- a CDS encoding CsbD family protein, whose product MSVEEKLNQAKGSIKEGVGKAIGDEKMEKEGTAEKVVSKVKEVAEDAKDAVEGAIEGVKNMLSGDNK is encoded by the coding sequence ATGTCAGTAGAAGAAAAATTAAATCAAGCTAAAGGTTCTATTAAAGAAGGTGTTGGAAAAGCCATCGGTGATGAAAAAATGGAAAAAGAAGGAACAGCTGAAAAAGTTGTTTCTAAAGTAAAAGAAGTTGCTGAAGATGCCAAAGACGCTGTAGAAGGTGCTATCGAAGGTGTTAAAAACATGTTGAGTGGCGACAATAAATAA
- a CDS encoding Asp23/Gls24 family envelope stress response protein: protein MSNEKNTNTNVEKKDATAVAHEIKGELTYEDKVIQKIIGLSLENVSGLLGIDGGFFSNLKEKIVNSDDVTSGVNVEVGKTQVAVDLNIIAEYQKNVPALYSEIREIVSSEVAKMTDLEVVEINVNVVDIKTKEQHEADSVSLQDRVSDVAESTGEFASEQFEKAKSGLGSGFSTVQEKVSEGVEAVKGAATGVVSHEKTRVN from the coding sequence ATGTCAAACGAAAAAAACACAAACACTAACGTAGAAAAGAAAGATGCTACTGCTGTAGCTCACGAAATCAAAGGGGAACTTACTTACGAAGATAAAGTTATCCAAAAAATCATTGGTCTGTCACTAGAAAACGTTTCAGGTCTTTTGGGAATCGACGGTGGTTTCTTCTCAAATCTTAAAGAAAAAATCGTTAACAGCGATGACGTAACAAGTGGTGTTAACGTAGAAGTTGGTAAAACACAAGTTGCAGTTGACTTAAACATTATTGCTGAGTACCAAAAAAATGTTCCAGCTTTATATTCAGAAATCAGAGAAATCGTATCTTCAGAAGTTGCTAAAATGACTGACTTGGAAGTTGTTGAAATCAACGTAAACGTTGTCGACATCAAAACAAAAGAACAACATGAAGCAGACTCAGTAAGCCTTCAAGATCGCGTATCTGACGTTGCTGAATCAACAGGAGAATTCGCTTCAGAACAATTCGAAAAAGCTAAATCTGGTCTTGGATCTGGTTTCTCAACTGTTCAAGAAAAAGTTAGCGAAGGTGTAGAAGCTGTTAAAGGTGCAGCAACTGGTGTAGTATCTCACGAAAAAACTCGTGTAAACTAA
- the trpB gene encoding tryptophan synthase subunit beta yields MAYQEPNKDGFYGKFGGRFVPETLMTAVLELEKAYRESQADPSFQEELNQLLRQYVGRETPLYYAKNLTQHIGGAKIYLKREDLNHTGAHKINNALGQVLLAKRMGKKKIIAETGAGQHGVATATAAALFNMECTIYMGEEDVKRQALNVFRMELLGAKVEAVTDGSRVLKDAVNAALRSWVANIDDTHYILGSALGPHPFPEIVRDFQSVIGREAKQQYRDLTGQDLPDALVACVGGGSNAIGLFHPFVEDESVAMYGAEAAGLGVDTEHHAATLTKGRPGVLHGSLMDVLQDAHGQILEAFSISAGLDYPGIGPEHSHYHDIKRASYVPVTDEEALEGFQLLSRVEGIIPALESSHAIAFAVKLAKELGPDKSMIVCLSGRGDKDVVQVKDLLEADAAKKGEAHA; encoded by the coding sequence ATGGCATATCAAGAACCAAATAAAGATGGATTTTACGGAAAATTCGGTGGACGTTTCGTCCCAGAAACATTGATGACAGCAGTTTTGGAGTTGGAGAAAGCTTACCGTGAAAGTCAGGCAGACCCAAGTTTCCAAGAGGAATTAAACCAACTTTTGCGCCAGTATGTAGGACGTGAAACTCCTCTTTACTACGCAAAAAACTTGACCCAGCATATTGGCGGAGCCAAGATTTATCTTAAACGTGAAGACCTCAACCATACAGGGGCCCACAAGATTAACAATGCCTTAGGACAAGTTTTGCTTGCCAAACGCATGGGTAAAAAGAAAATTATCGCTGAAACAGGTGCTGGTCAGCACGGTGTGGCAACTGCAACAGCTGCGGCCCTCTTTAATATGGAATGTACCATCTACATGGGTGAGGAGGATGTCAAACGCCAAGCCCTTAATGTCTTCCGTATGGAGCTTTTGGGAGCCAAGGTCGAGGCTGTGACAGACGGTTCGCGCGTGCTCAAGGATGCGGTCAATGCAGCTCTTCGTTCATGGGTGGCAAATATCGACGACACCCACTATATCCTTGGTTCTGCCTTGGGGCCTCATCCCTTCCCAGAAATTGTTCGTGACTTCCAAAGTGTCATCGGTAGGGAAGCCAAACAACAGTACCGTGACTTGACAGGTCAAGATTTACCAGATGCTCTAGTAGCCTGTGTTGGTGGTGGGTCGAATGCTATCGGGCTCTTCCATCCATTTGTAGAAGATGAGTCAGTAGCCATGTATGGGGCTGAAGCAGCTGGACTTGGTGTGGATACGGAGCACCATGCAGCTACCTTGACCAAGGGTCGTCCTGGTGTTCTTCACGGTTCTCTCATGGATGTGCTCCAAGATGCCCATGGTCAAATTCTTGAAGCCTTCTCTATCTCAGCAGGTTTGGACTATCCTGGTATCGGTCCAGAACATTCTCACTACCACGATATCAAACGTGCCAGCTATGTCCCTGTGACAGACGAAGAAGCCTTGGAAGGATTCCAACTCTTGTCTCGTGTGGAAGGGATTATCCCAGCCTTGGAATCTAGCCACGCTATTGCTTTTGCGGTGAAATTGGCCAAAGAACTCGGTCCAGACAAGTCCATGATTGTCTGTCTATCAGGTCGTGGGGACAAGGATGTGGTTCAAGTCAAAGACCTCTTGGAAGCAGATGCAGCAAAGAAGGGAGAAGCTCATGCCTAA